Proteins encoded within one genomic window of Nordella sp. HKS 07:
- the dprA gene encoding DNA-processing protein DprA: protein MILTDQERLDWLRLIRSENVGAIVFDQLLEKFGSATEALDALPDLTRKRPIKIYGIADAQAEFDRAAAAGARFVAKPEPDYPPLLRHCDGAPPLICIKGKTALVARDAVAIVGSRNASANGKRLARTFASDLAAAGLAVVSGLARGIDTAAHEAALTPGTVAVLGTGIDIAYPPENAGLQKKISEDGLLISEMPPGATPRETSFPRRNRIISGMSRAVIVVEAALRSGSLITARFANEQGREVFAVPGSPLDPRAEGTNRLIGEGAHLLSKSQQVLDALLEMRPRLHPEAPAAGPVPETEIDGSTRAAILSLLSPAPTEVDDLIRESGVPAQQVLGVLLELELAGKLTRHGRQLVSLVSKD, encoded by the coding sequence ATGATCCTGACGGATCAGGAGCGGCTCGATTGGCTGCGCCTGATCCGCAGCGAGAATGTCGGTGCGATCGTTTTCGATCAGCTTCTTGAGAAATTCGGCAGCGCCACCGAAGCGCTGGACGCTCTCCCCGATCTCACCCGCAAGCGCCCGATCAAGATCTACGGCATTGCGGACGCGCAAGCCGAGTTCGACAGAGCCGCGGCAGCGGGCGCCCGCTTCGTCGCGAAACCTGAGCCGGACTATCCGCCGCTCCTGCGCCATTGCGACGGCGCGCCACCCCTCATTTGCATCAAGGGAAAGACGGCACTCGTAGCGCGGGACGCGGTGGCGATCGTGGGCTCGCGCAACGCTTCCGCCAATGGCAAGCGCCTCGCCCGTACTTTCGCGTCTGATCTTGCGGCAGCCGGGCTCGCGGTCGTCTCGGGCCTGGCGCGCGGCATCGACACCGCGGCGCATGAGGCCGCGCTCACGCCAGGTACGGTGGCGGTTCTCGGCACAGGCATAGATATCGCCTATCCGCCTGAAAATGCCGGCCTGCAGAAGAAGATTAGTGAAGACGGGCTTCTCATCTCCGAGATGCCCCCCGGGGCCACGCCGCGCGAGACCTCCTTTCCACGCCGCAACCGCATCATTTCCGGTATGAGCCGGGCGGTGATCGTCGTCGAGGCCGCTCTGCGCTCGGGCTCGCTCATCACCGCGCGCTTCGCCAATGAACAGGGCCGCGAGGTCTTCGCGGTGCCGGGCTCGCCCCTCGATCCCAGAGCGGAAGGCACCAACCGGCTGATCGGCGAGGGCGCGCATCTCCTGAGCAAAAGCCAGCAGGTCCTGGACGCACTTCTCGAAATGCGGCCACGGCTCCATCCCGAAGCGCCGGCGGCGGGTCCTGTCCCCGAGACGGAGATCGACGGCTCGACGCGCGCCGCCATCCTGTCACTCCTGAGTCCCGCGCCTACCGAGGTCGACGATCTGATCCGCGAGAGCGGCGTGCCGGCGCAACAGGTGCTCGGCGTGTTGCTCGAGCTCGAACTCGCGGGCAAGCTCACCCGCCACGGACGACAGCTCGTTTCCCTCGTTTCGAAAGATTGA
- a CDS encoding NUDIX hydrolase, whose product MTQRDPELAGSRHFPQAQKPRDSATLIVVRHDDNAPRVLLGKRHGGHAFMPNMFVFPGGRLDPGDMRVKVTSDLHPLVHEKLLQRMRGHTSVSKARGLAVAAIRETYEETGLFLGSLPDDAKLANEEWDGILAATGLDLSHLRYFARAITPPGRTRRFDSRFFVANARHVGNLDNPRHPGSGELLTPHWFSFAEAQELELPMITRDVLKRLQPLMEAQQDLPADQPVCFQYYRGKSWREDML is encoded by the coding sequence ATGACCCAGCGCGATCCCGAACTCGCCGGCTCGCGCCACTTCCCGCAGGCGCAAAAGCCGCGCGATTCCGCCACGCTGATCGTCGTGCGCCATGACGACAATGCGCCGCGCGTGCTTTTGGGCAAACGCCATGGCGGCCACGCCTTCATGCCCAATATGTTCGTCTTTCCGGGTGGCCGGCTCGACCCTGGCGATATGCGCGTCAAGGTCACGAGCGATCTCCATCCCCTCGTCCATGAGAAACTCTTGCAACGCATGCGCGGACATACCAGCGTGTCGAAAGCCCGCGGCCTCGCCGTGGCCGCGATCCGTGAGACTTACGAGGAGACCGGTCTTTTCCTCGGCAGCCTTCCCGACGACGCCAAACTCGCCAATGAGGAATGGGACGGCATCCTCGCCGCGACCGGCCTCGATCTGTCCCACCTGCGCTACTTCGCGCGCGCCATCACGCCGCCCGGGCGCACGCGGCGCTTCGATTCACGTTTCTTCGTCGCCAATGCGCGCCATGTCGGCAATCTCGACAACCCGCGACATCCGGGATCGGGCGAATTGCTGACACCGCACTGGTTCAGCTTCGCCGAAGCACAGGAACTCGAGCTGCCGATGATCACGCGCGATGTCCTGAAGCGGCTGCAGCCTCTGATGGAAGCGCAACAGGATCTACCGGCGGATCAGCCGGTCTGCTTCCAATACTACAGAGGCAAGAGCTGGCGCGAGGACATGCTTTAG
- the pyrC gene encoding dihydroorotase produces the protein MMAPSAKHSAGRKAYLNARLIDPAQGLDEKGGLLIEDGWILAAGPKVTAQSAGAGTTTFDCKGRILVPGLIDMRVFTGEPGNEYRETLATASEAAAAGGITTMIVMPNTNPVIDDAAIVDFILRRARDTAIVRVAPMAALTKGLGGELMTEIGTLQEAGAVAVTDGNKSVANARLFRRALAYAKDFDMLVVQHAEEPTLATGVMNASETASRLGLSGTLAVSEVIMIERDLRLVEATGARYHVSQVSCRMSVEVIRAAKARGLPVTCGVSVNHLVLNENDIGAYRTFFKLSPPLRAEDDRRALVEGVLDGTIDVIVSSHDPQSADTKRLPFAEAEFGAIGLETLFSASLSVHHNDGVPLTRLIDALSTKPAQILGLEAGRLAPGAPADFTLADIQQSWTVEDHVLRSRSKNSPFEHRTLEGRVLETVVAGRTVYAYDPAG, from the coding sequence ATGATGGCACCATCGGCAAAACATTCGGCGGGGCGCAAGGCCTATCTCAACGCCCGTCTCATCGACCCGGCGCAAGGCCTTGATGAAAAAGGCGGATTGCTGATCGAAGACGGCTGGATCCTGGCCGCGGGGCCGAAGGTGACGGCACAGTCCGCCGGCGCCGGCACCACGACATTCGACTGCAAGGGCAGAATCCTCGTGCCCGGTCTCATCGACATGCGCGTCTTCACCGGCGAGCCCGGCAACGAATATCGCGAGACGCTGGCCACCGCCTCGGAGGCGGCCGCGGCCGGCGGCATCACCACCATGATCGTGATGCCCAACACCAATCCCGTCATCGACGATGCGGCAATCGTCGATTTCATCCTGCGGCGGGCGCGCGATACCGCGATCGTGCGCGTCGCTCCGATGGCCGCCCTTACCAAGGGGCTCGGCGGCGAGCTCATGACCGAGATCGGCACGCTGCAGGAGGCGGGCGCCGTCGCCGTCACCGACGGCAACAAATCGGTCGCCAATGCGCGTCTGTTCCGCCGCGCCCTGGCCTATGCCAAGGACTTCGACATGCTGGTGGTGCAGCATGCCGAGGAGCCTACCCTCGCCACCGGCGTCATGAATGCCAGCGAGACGGCGAGCCGGCTTGGGCTATCGGGCACGCTCGCGGTCTCGGAAGTGATCATGATCGAGCGCGATCTGCGCCTCGTTGAAGCGACAGGCGCCCGCTATCACGTTTCGCAGGTCTCCTGCCGCATGTCGGTCGAGGTCATCCGCGCAGCCAAGGCCCGTGGCCTCCCCGTCACGTGCGGTGTCTCGGTCAATCACCTCGTCCTCAACGAGAACGATATCGGCGCCTATCGCACCTTCTTCAAATTATCGCCGCCCTTGCGCGCGGAGGACGACCGGCGCGCGCTGGTCGAAGGCGTCCTTGACGGCACGATCGACGTCATCGTGTCGAGCCATGATCCGCAGAGCGCCGACACCAAACGGCTGCCTTTTGCCGAAGCCGAGTTCGGCGCCATCGGCCTCGAGACTCTGTTCTCGGCGAGCCTCAGCGTGCATCACAATGACGGCGTCCCACTCACCCGGCTCATCGACGCGCTCTCCACCAAGCCCGCACAGATATTGGGTCTGGAGGCGGGACGCCTGGCGCCGGGTGCGCCGGCCGATTTCACCCTCGCCGATATTCAACAAAGCTGGACGGTGGAGGATCACGTCCTGCGCTCGCGCTCGAAGAATTCGCCTTTCGAGCACCGCACGCTGGAAGGCCGCGTACTCGAAACGGTCGTTGCGGGACGTACCGTCTATGCGTACGATCCCGCCGGATAA
- a CDS encoding L,D-transpeptidase: MRFLIAPAGMAAAAMLAYPVHAEPITFSSDTFQIIGGISSEATTPVRRSNYRGKEIVDFQTQLAPGTILIRTKERKLYYILPEGRAISYGIGVGREGFTWSGTDKVSRKAEWPDWVPPKEMIEREADRGNYLPVRMLGGPDNPLGARALYIGTTLYRIHGTNQPWSIGQSVSSGCIRLMNEEVIDLYNRVDVGATVVVE; encoded by the coding sequence ATGCGTTTCCTTATAGCTCCCGCTGGAATGGCCGCGGCGGCGATGCTGGCTTATCCGGTGCATGCCGAGCCGATCACATTCTCGAGCGATACATTCCAGATTATCGGCGGAATCAGCAGCGAAGCAACGACGCCGGTGCGGCGGAGCAACTACCGCGGCAAGGAGATCGTCGATTTCCAGACCCAGCTCGCGCCGGGGACGATCCTCATCCGCACCAAGGAGCGCAAGCTTTATTATATTCTGCCGGAGGGTCGGGCGATCAGTTACGGCATCGGTGTCGGCCGTGAAGGTTTCACCTGGTCGGGCACCGACAAGGTCAGCCGCAAGGCGGAGTGGCCCGACTGGGTTCCGCCGAAGGAAATGATCGAGCGTGAGGCCGATCGCGGCAATTACCTCCCAGTGCGCATGCTTGGCGGACCTGATAATCCATTGGGCGCACGCGCCCTCTATATCGGCACGACCTTGTATCGTATCCACGGCACCAACCAGCCCTGGAGCATCGGCCAGTCCGTGTCTTCCGGTTGCATCCGGCTTATGAACGAAGAGGTCATCGACCTCTATAATCGCGTCGATGTCGGCGCCACGGTCGTGGTCGAGTAG
- a CDS encoding gamma-glutamylcyclotransferase: protein MRLTPGLVAQVPPYVGEAPALPGAPVSDAEYDEVLREILESAPSRHDVWLFAFGSLIWNPACDTVESRSATVRGWRRSFCLGWDRWFRGCEARPGLMLSLDRGGQCRGVAYRLPPDAIEANLRKLLRREIRTSSRAHLPRWLTIETTTDKFRALAFVINRHGERYIGGLSLETVADTLATAAGPVGTMADYLCSTVRHLEELGIRDRQLWRLQELVSDRIEATTRSQKSAGMAGQGRL, encoded by the coding sequence TTGCGTCTGACACCGGGCCTTGTTGCCCAGGTCCCCCCTTATGTCGGGGAAGCGCCGGCGCTACCTGGCGCGCCAGTGTCGGACGCCGAATATGACGAGGTCCTGCGTGAAATCCTGGAGAGCGCTCCGTCGCGGCATGACGTCTGGCTGTTCGCCTTTGGATCTTTGATCTGGAATCCTGCCTGCGACACCGTTGAAAGCCGGTCCGCCACGGTCCGTGGCTGGCGGCGGTCTTTTTGCCTCGGCTGGGACAGGTGGTTCAGGGGATGTGAGGCGCGTCCGGGTCTCATGCTGTCACTCGATCGCGGCGGTCAGTGCCGGGGGGTGGCCTATCGGCTGCCACCCGATGCGATCGAAGCGAATCTGAGGAAATTGCTCCGTCGCGAGATCAGGACGTCGTCGAGGGCACATCTGCCACGCTGGCTGACGATCGAGACGACGACGGATAAGTTCCGCGCGCTGGCCTTCGTCATCAATCGGCACGGGGAGCGCTATATCGGTGGACTCTCGCTTGAAACGGTTGCGGATACGCTCGCGACGGCCGCCGGTCCCGTCGGAACCATGGCGGATTATCTGTGCAGCACCGTCCGCCATCTCGAGGAATTGGGGATTCGCGACAGGCAATTGTGGCGCTTGCAGGAACTGGTCTCCGACCGGATCGAGGCGACAACACGATCTCAGAAAAGCGCGGGAATGGCGGGACAGGGTCGACTGTGA
- a CDS encoding DUF983 domain-containing protein: MPVIIENTQGPAPMPSRSWLGAMLRGFVRRCPACGSGPIFSGFIAVRDKCPRCGEELHHQRADDAPPYFTIFIVGHIIIPLLLVVERLWQPDYLIHAAIWIPATLVLTLLLMPAVKGSIIGLQWALRMHGFGGKIEE, from the coding sequence ATGCCCGTCATCATCGAAAACACGCAAGGTCCGGCACCGATGCCGTCGCGCTCGTGGCTTGGCGCCATGCTGCGCGGATTCGTGCGGCGATGCCCGGCTTGTGGTTCGGGCCCCATCTTCTCCGGCTTCATCGCCGTCAGGGACAAGTGCCCGCGCTGCGGCGAGGAGCTTCATCATCAGCGTGCTGACGACGCGCCGCCCTATTTCACGATCTTCATCGTCGGACACATCATCATTCCGCTGCTGCTCGTGGTCGAGAGATTGTGGCAGCCCGACTATCTCATCCATGCCGCGATCTGGATCCCAGCCACGCTGGTCCTCACCTTGCTGCTGATGCCCGCGGTCAAAGGCTCCATCATCGGCCTGCAATGGGCATTGCGCATGCATGGATTTGGGGGAAAGATCGAGGAATGA
- a CDS encoding aspartate carbamoyltransferase catalytic subunit, producing the protein MTQARNPKRLIEGQHLLGIEALSAQEIVTLLDLGERYVEVSRQIDKRQAVLSGRTQINLFFEASTRTQSSFELAGKRLGADVLNMAVSTSALSKGETVLDTAMTLNAMHPDILVVRHPSSGAAELLAQKVSCAVINAGDGQHEHPTQALLDALTIRRRKGRIEGLIVAICGDVLHSRVARSNIHLLNKLGARVRVVAPSTLLPTAAHHFGVEVHRNMRDGIEGADVVMMLRLQLERMSGAFVPSVREYYRFYGLDEEKLRFAKPDALVMHPGPMNRGIEIDSNVADGVQSVIREQVEMGVAVRMAVLDALARNLPGGGNA; encoded by the coding sequence ATGACCCAAGCGCGCAATCCCAAACGCCTCATCGAAGGCCAGCATCTGCTGGGTATCGAAGCTCTTTCAGCTCAGGAAATCGTAACGCTCCTCGATCTCGGCGAGCGTTATGTCGAGGTGAGCCGGCAAATCGACAAGCGCCAGGCGGTGCTGTCGGGGCGCACCCAGATCAACCTGTTCTTCGAGGCCTCGACCCGTACACAGAGCTCCTTCGAGCTCGCCGGCAAGCGGCTCGGCGCCGATGTGCTCAACATGGCAGTGTCGACCTCCGCCCTATCCAAGGGCGAAACGGTGCTCGACACCGCGATGACGCTCAACGCCATGCATCCCGACATACTGGTGGTGCGCCATCCCTCCTCGGGTGCCGCGGAGCTACTCGCGCAGAAAGTCTCCTGCGCCGTCATCAATGCCGGCGACGGCCAGCATGAACACCCGACCCAGGCGCTGCTCGACGCCCTCACCATCCGCCGCCGCAAGGGCCGCATCGAGGGCCTGATCGTGGCGATCTGCGGCGACGTGCTGCATTCGCGCGTGGCACGCTCGAATATCCACCTTCTCAACAAGCTCGGCGCCCGGGTACGCGTTGTGGCGCCTTCGACGCTGCTGCCGACGGCGGCGCATCATTTCGGCGTCGAGGTCCATCGCAATATGCGTGATGGTATCGAAGGCGCCGATGTGGTGATGATGCTGAGGCTCCAGCTCGAGCGCATGAGCGGCGCCTTCGTGCCGTCGGTGCGCGAATATTACCGCTTCTACGGGCTCGACGAGGAGAAGCTTAGATTCGCCAAGCCCGACGCGCTGGTGATGCATCCGGGTCCGATGAATCGCGGCATCGAGATCGACTCCAATGTCGCCGACGGTGTGCAGTCGGTGATCCGCGAACAAGTGGAAATGGGGGTCGCGGTGCGCATGGCCGTGCTCGACGCGCTCGCCCGCAATCTGCCGGGAGGCGGCAACGCATGA
- the plsY gene encoding glycerol-3-phosphate 1-O-acyltransferase PlsY encodes MLDFAAVTPAMAIMAALLGYLSGSIPFGLLFTRWAGLGDVRAIGSGNIGATNVLRTGNKKLAAATLIADAVKGTIPILLMKALGGETAGLIAGLAAFAGHLFPVWLGFKGGKGVATNIGILFGLYWPLGLIFLAVWLAMAFIFRISSLSALTASALSPLWAWFLGKPTLVFPLILLAALIWIMHHENIARLLKGQEAKIKLGSKT; translated from the coding sequence ATGCTCGATTTCGCGGCGGTTACGCCGGCCATGGCGATCATGGCCGCCCTGCTCGGCTATCTGTCGGGTTCCATTCCCTTTGGCCTCCTGTTCACCCGCTGGGCGGGCCTGGGTGATGTGCGCGCCATCGGCTCCGGCAATATCGGCGCCACCAATGTGCTGCGCACCGGCAACAAGAAGCTCGCCGCGGCAACTCTCATTGCCGACGCTGTAAAGGGGACCATCCCGATCCTGCTGATGAAGGCGCTCGGGGGCGAGACCGCCGGCCTCATCGCCGGGCTTGCCGCCTTCGCCGGACATCTCTTCCCCGTCTGGCTCGGCTTCAAGGGCGGTAAGGGCGTCGCCACCAATATCGGCATCCTGTTCGGCCTCTACTGGCCGCTGGGCCTTATCTTCCTTGCCGTCTGGCTCGCCATGGCGTTCATTTTCCGCATCTCGTCGCTTTCCGCCCTGACGGCATCAGCCTTGAGCCCGCTGTGGGCCTGGTTCCTCGGCAAGCCTACCCTGGTGTTTCCGCTCATCCTGCTCGCGGCGCTGATCTGGATCATGCATCACGAGAATATCGCCCGCCTGCTCAAGGGCCAGGAAGCGAAGATCAAACTCGGCTCCAAAACATGA
- a CDS encoding APC family permease: protein MTDLAARASTPNTVTVEPSLHRVMGPWLLLLFIVGDILGTGIYALTGQVAKQVGGVVWLPFLVAFIVALITAFSYLELVTKYPRAAGAALYTHKAFGIHFITFIVAFAVMCSGITSASTASRAFAANMSNAFDLGLAGTFGITLIGLLFMGVVAIVNFRGVGESVKANVVLTCVELTGLLIIILIGLWAIGLGNGDVSRITQFATAADRGAFWSVIAATTLAFFAMVGFEDSVNMAEECKEPQRIFPKVLLAGLLITGVIYVLVSISAVTLVAPEQLGEGETPLLQVVQAGAPDFPLWIFGFITMFAVANSALINMLMASRLVYGMSREHVLPPVLGKVHASRRTPYIAIAFTTLLAFALITFVGEVPALGGTTALLLLCVFTIVNIAVLVLRRDPVEHSHFRSPTILPIFGAICCAFLAGPWTGRDPVQYKIAGILIGIGVVLWVVNLLVNRAMGQKPAEPTMETSGGSGPVN from the coding sequence ATGACCGATCTTGCCGCCCGTGCCAGCACGCCCAACACCGTCACCGTCGAACCGAGCCTGCATCGCGTGATGGGGCCATGGCTTCTGTTGCTGTTCATCGTCGGAGACATTCTCGGCACCGGCATTTATGCGCTGACCGGCCAAGTCGCCAAGCAGGTGGGCGGTGTGGTCTGGCTGCCCTTCCTGGTGGCCTTCATCGTCGCGCTGATCACCGCCTTCAGCTATCTCGAGCTCGTCACCAAATATCCGCGCGCGGCGGGCGCGGCGCTCTATACCCACAAGGCCTTCGGCATCCACTTCATCACCTTCATCGTCGCCTTCGCGGTCATGTGTTCCGGCATCACCTCGGCCTCGACGGCGTCGCGTGCCTTCGCGGCCAACATGTCGAACGCCTTCGACCTGGGGCTTGCCGGTACATTCGGCATCACATTGATCGGCCTTCTCTTCATGGGTGTCGTGGCGATCGTCAATTTCCGGGGTGTGGGCGAGAGCGTGAAGGCCAATGTGGTCCTGACCTGCGTCGAGCTGACCGGTCTCCTGATCATCATCCTTATCGGCCTGTGGGCCATCGGCCTCGGCAATGGCGACGTCTCGCGGATCACTCAGTTCGCCACGGCCGCCGACCGGGGCGCCTTTTGGTCGGTCATTGCGGCCACCACGCTCGCCTTCTTCGCCATGGTGGGTTTCGAAGATTCCGTCAACATGGCCGAGGAATGCAAGGAGCCGCAGCGCATTTTCCCCAAGGTGCTGCTCGCCGGCCTGCTGATCACCGGCGTCATTTATGTGCTGGTGTCGATCTCGGCGGTGACCCTGGTGGCGCCTGAGCAACTGGGCGAGGGGGAGACGCCACTGCTTCAGGTCGTCCAGGCGGGCGCGCCTGATTTCCCGCTATGGATCTTCGGTTTCATCACCATGTTCGCGGTGGCCAACAGCGCGCTCATCAACATGCTGATGGCGAGCCGGCTGGTCTATGGCATGAGCCGTGAACATGTCCTGCCGCCTGTATTGGGCAAGGTGCATGCCAGCCGCCGCACGCCCTATATCGCCATCGCCTTCACGACGCTGCTCGCCTTCGCGCTCATCACCTTCGTGGGCGAGGTTCCGGCGCTCGGCGGCACGACGGCGCTACTTTTGCTGTGCGTCTTCACCATCGTGAATATCGCGGTGCTGGTGCTGCGCCGCGACCCCGTGGAGCACAGCCATTTCCGCAGCCCGACTATACTGCCCATTTTCGGCGCCATATGCTGCGCATTCCTCGCCGGCCCGTGGACCGGGCGTGATCCGGTGCAGTACAAGATCGCCGGCATCCTGATCGGCATCGGCGTCGTGCTCTGGGTGGTCAATCTGCTGGTCAACCGCGCCATGGGCCAGAAGCCGGCTGAGCCGACCATGGAAACGTCCGGCGGCTCAGGTCCGGTGAACTGA
- the rnr gene encoding ribonuclease R: MARKAKPAQNDLPSAEQLIDFIKTSSGKVGKREIARAFNVKGNDRIALKRLLKELEKDGKLKRAGRAMAKAGELPPVTVLEVTGRDDDGELIAVPAEWDDAAGKPPRILIIAQAAKGTRAESQPAAVGDRVLARIEPVKDPKLPYHGRIIRKIAGRSSRILGIFRHARGMGARVVPVDKKARHDLQVQPGHENGAEPGELVSVEVMRGRGQGLATARVKERLGDISSQRNISLIAIEHHGIPSEFPARTLAEAAALKPFSHAKRTDLRDVPLVTIDPPDARDHDDAVWAEPDDDPKNEGGVKVIVAIADVATYVHPGSALDREARIRGNSVYFPDRVVPMLPERISNDLCSLREGEERPCLACFMTFDRTGAKRKHHFARAVMRSVAKLSYQQAQAAIDGRPDDKTEALLAPVLRPLWAAYKVLLKGRNKREPLELDLPERKLILDAHGLIERVVTPERLDAHKLIEEFMIQANVAAAETLGERKVPLLYRVHGEPAEEKIRSLAEFLKTVGINLAKGQHMMPRHFNQILKEVEGKDYQHVVNEVVLRSQAQAVYDTENAGHFGLHLRHYAHFTSPIRRYADLIVHRALITAFGFGDDGLSPEDTAQLNDTAELVSGAERRAMAAERETVDRLIASHLSSQIGARFAGRIGGVVAAGLFITLNDTGADGFIPAGTLGSDYFVYDETRRALIGERSGETFQLGDPVEVRLVEAAPVSGGLRFEMMSDGRKGKPVPRRSLRQRGMGRAKRR; the protein is encoded by the coding sequence GTGGCGCGCAAAGCGAAGCCAGCGCAAAACGATCTGCCGTCAGCCGAACAGCTCATCGACTTCATCAAGACCAGCTCAGGCAAGGTCGGGAAGCGCGAGATCGCGCGCGCCTTCAATGTCAAAGGCAATGACCGGATCGCGCTGAAGCGGCTTCTCAAGGAACTGGAAAAGGACGGCAAGCTCAAGCGCGCCGGCCGCGCCATGGCCAAGGCTGGCGAACTGCCGCCGGTCACTGTTCTGGAAGTCACCGGTCGCGATGATGATGGCGAATTGATCGCCGTGCCGGCCGAATGGGACGATGCGGCGGGCAAGCCTCCCCGTATACTGATCATCGCGCAAGCGGCCAAGGGCACGCGCGCGGAATCCCAGCCTGCCGCGGTTGGCGATCGGGTGCTTGCCCGGATCGAGCCCGTGAAGGATCCCAAGCTCCCCTATCACGGCCGCATCATTCGCAAGATCGCCGGCCGCAGCAGCCGAATCCTCGGCATATTCCGCCATGCCAGGGGCATGGGCGCCCGCGTCGTGCCGGTCGACAAGAAGGCGCGTCATGATTTGCAGGTCCAGCCCGGTCACGAGAATGGCGCCGAGCCTGGCGAGCTCGTCTCCGTCGAGGTCATGCGCGGGCGCGGCCAGGGCCTTGCGACCGCCCGCGTGAAGGAGCGGCTTGGCGACATTTCCAGCCAGCGCAACATTTCACTGATCGCCATCGAGCATCACGGCATCCCATCGGAGTTTCCCGCACGCACGCTCGCCGAAGCAGCGGCCCTGAAACCCTTCTCACACGCCAAGCGCACCGATCTGCGCGATGTTCCCCTCGTCACCATCGACCCCCCCGATGCGCGCGATCATGACGATGCGGTCTGGGCCGAACCCGACGATGACCCCAAGAATGAAGGCGGGGTGAAAGTGATCGTCGCCATCGCCGATGTCGCGACCTATGTGCATCCGGGCTCGGCGCTCGACCGCGAGGCACGGATAAGGGGCAATTCCGTCTACTTCCCCGACCGCGTCGTGCCGATGCTGCCGGAGCGAATTTCCAACGATCTGTGCTCCTTGCGCGAAGGCGAGGAACGGCCTTGCCTCGCCTGCTTCATGACCTTCGATCGCACCGGCGCCAAGCGCAAGCACCATTTCGCGCGCGCCGTCATGCGCTCGGTGGCGAAGCTTTCCTATCAGCAGGCGCAGGCCGCGATAGATGGGCGGCCCGACGACAAGACTGAGGCCCTGCTCGCCCCCGTGCTGAGGCCGCTCTGGGCCGCCTACAAGGTGCTGCTCAAGGGCCGCAACAAGCGTGAACCGCTCGAGCTCGATCTTCCCGAGCGCAAGCTTATCCTCGACGCGCATGGCCTCATCGAGCGGGTTGTGACGCCCGAGCGTCTCGATGCCCACAAGCTCATCGAGGAATTCATGATCCAGGCCAATGTTGCGGCCGCCGAGACGCTCGGCGAGCGTAAGGTGCCGCTCCTCTATCGCGTCCATGGCGAGCCCGCCGAGGAGAAGATCCGCAGCCTGGCCGAGTTCCTGAAGACCGTCGGCATCAATCTGGCCAAGGGCCAGCACATGATGCCCCGGCACTTCAACCAGATCCTGAAGGAGGTCGAGGGCAAGGACTATCAGCATGTGGTCAACGAGGTGGTCCTGCGCAGCCAGGCTCAGGCCGTCTACGACACGGAGAATGCCGGTCATTTCGGCCTGCACTTGCGGCACTATGCGCATTTCACCTCGCCCATCCGGCGATATGCTGACCTGATTGTGCATCGCGCTCTCATCACTGCATTCGGCTTCGGCGACGACGGCCTTTCGCCGGAAGACACGGCACAGCTCAATGATACGGCCGAGCTCGTCTCGGGCGCCGAAAGGCGGGCCATGGCGGCGGAACGCGAGACCGTCGATCGGCTGATCGCCAGCCATCTTTCCTCGCAGATCGGCGCGCGCTTTGCGGGACGCATCGGCGGCGTTGTGGCCGCCGGTCTCTTCATTACCCTCAATGATACGGGCGCCGATGGCTTTATTCCGGCAGGCACGCTCGGTTCAGACTATTTCGTCTATGACGAGACGCGCCGTGCGCTTATCGGGGAGCGTTCGGGCGAGACCTTCCAGCTCGGCGATCCGGTCGAGGTGCGCCTTGTCGAGGCGGCACCCGTCTCGGGCGGACTGCGTTTCGAGATGATGAGCGACGGGCGTAAAGGCAAGCCGGTACCGCGTCGCTCGCTGCGCCAGCGCGGCATGGGCCGGGCCAAGAGACGCTGA